The proteins below are encoded in one region of Chloroherpetonaceae bacterium:
- a CDS encoding thioredoxin family protein — protein sequence MKNLSILKWTLAVLLIAGGTAFKFFEPKAIEVGKPAPNFKLMDYQGKMHQLSDFKGKVVVLEWYNPECPFVVGHYKTGNMQKLQQTYTEKGVVWLLINSSAPGKQGHLTKETAPGVLKENNVKATNLLFDHDGTVGRLYEAKTTPHMYIIDKDGILVYNGAIDDDVSTKGGANAKVNYVAKALDELLAGKPVTTATTKPYGCSVKYADKVQ from the coding sequence ATGAAGAACCTATCCATTTTAAAGTGGACGCTGGCAGTGCTGCTAATAGCTGGTGGCACGGCATTCAAATTCTTTGAACCAAAGGCAATTGAAGTGGGCAAGCCTGCCCCTAACTTCAAGCTGATGGACTATCAAGGAAAGATGCATCAGCTTTCGGATTTCAAGGGCAAGGTGGTCGTTTTGGAGTGGTATAACCCAGAATGTCCCTTCGTAGTCGGTCATTACAAGACAGGCAATATGCAGAAGCTACAGCAAACCTATACGGAAAAGGGGGTTGTTTGGCTGCTCATTAACTCATCGGCGCCGGGCAAGCAAGGACACTTGACGAAGGAAACGGCTCCTGGAGTGCTGAAAGAAAACAATGTGAAAGCAACAAATCTGCTCTTTGACCACGATGGCACAGTGGGTAGGCTCTACGAAGCCAAAACAACGCCACATATGTATATCATTGACAAGGATGGCATCTTGGTCTACAATGGAGCCATTGATGATGATGTGAGCACAAAAGGTGGCGCAAATGCAAAGGTAAACTATGTAGCCAAAGCCCTGGACGAGCTGTTAGCTGGAAAGCCTGTCACAACGGCAACCACGAAACCATATGGATGCTCGGTGAAGTATGCCGACAAAGTGCAGTAG
- a CDS encoding S46 family peptidase produces the protein MVFRHLFALITCAFFAFHSAAAQLFFNPDTVRPGRFDNGKMWTFDSPPIEFFEKEYGFRPTEDWLRRARRAALRFTEVGGTGSFVSPNGLIMTNHHVAREAGTQVEKKGENFNENGFYAASLAEERRVPGLFVDQLEKIADITKEVKEEMAKGKTDSERLALRERAFERLKKEYSEKPDWKDLEIQAITFYSGGKYSLYGYKRYSDIRLVFLPELQLGYFGGDPDNFTYPRYALDVAFFRAYDENGHPCKTPDFYKFNTDGVRENEVVFVVGNPGSTERLSTIAQLEFNRDVLLPAQLRFLRARSTILKEYNQTAQSDSILNIIFSFENSIKAFSGQLRGLYDPYLFARKQAFEKDFRTKVAANPKLKGEEKVWEELRSIYAEMRKLFPERFALNPQGEGLQNAFLLMRLARLKEVGDTAQILQTQMQLLTSDNPDMSLEPKLLAMHLEIALDYLGANDEYVKAALRGETPAAAAQRLFSSSKLYDKSFLASLAEKSAADISALRDPLMDLMKLAFSRFINANRRHFELNAKADGLRARLANLFFEVYGESTPPDATFSLRINDGIVKGYEYNGTEAPAKTTFYGLYDRYFSHDKKYPWSLPKRWQTPVPELLATPLNFVTTNDIIGGNSGSAVINRNLEAVGLIFDGNIESLPGSFIYTSESNRAVAVHAGGIVAALKYVYGADRLVEELTGEKPKREVQPSAPSPKIAPSARTPAKRKN, from the coding sequence ATGGTGTTCCGACATCTCTTTGCTCTCATCACTTGCGCATTTTTTGCATTCCACAGTGCTGCAGCGCAGCTTTTCTTCAACCCAGACACCGTTCGGCCTGGGCGGTTCGATAACGGCAAGATGTGGACATTCGACAGCCCACCCATTGAGTTTTTTGAAAAGGAATATGGCTTCCGTCCAACTGAAGACTGGCTGCGGCGTGCGCGTCGGGCTGCACTACGCTTTACCGAAGTCGGTGGCACAGGCTCTTTCGTTTCACCCAACGGACTTATTATGACCAATCACCATGTTGCTCGTGAAGCTGGCACGCAAGTTGAAAAGAAGGGCGAAAACTTCAACGAAAATGGCTTCTATGCTGCCTCACTGGCTGAAGAGCGACGTGTGCCCGGACTATTTGTCGACCAGCTCGAGAAAATCGCCGACATTACCAAAGAAGTAAAGGAAGAAATGGCAAAAGGCAAAACTGACAGCGAGCGGCTTGCCTTGCGTGAGCGTGCCTTTGAGCGGCTGAAAAAGGAGTATTCTGAGAAGCCTGACTGGAAAGATTTAGAGATTCAAGCGATTACTTTTTACAGCGGCGGCAAGTATTCACTCTATGGCTACAAGCGATACAGCGACATTCGCCTTGTGTTTTTGCCAGAACTTCAACTTGGTTACTTTGGTGGCGACCCAGACAATTTCACTTACCCGCGCTATGCGCTTGATGTAGCGTTCTTTCGCGCTTACGACGAAAACGGCCACCCCTGCAAGACCCCTGATTTTTACAAGTTCAACACCGATGGCGTCAGAGAAAATGAGGTCGTGTTTGTGGTTGGTAATCCGGGCAGCACAGAGCGACTCAGCACCATTGCACAATTAGAGTTTAATCGCGATGTGCTTTTGCCTGCACAGTTGCGCTTCCTGCGTGCTCGCTCCACTATTCTCAAAGAGTATAATCAGACTGCTCAAAGCGATAGCATCTTGAACATTATCTTCAGCTTTGAAAACAGCATCAAGGCGTTCTCTGGGCAACTTCGTGGCTTGTATGACCCATACCTTTTCGCTCGCAAGCAAGCCTTTGAAAAAGACTTTCGCACAAAGGTTGCCGCCAACCCCAAACTTAAGGGCGAAGAAAAAGTATGGGAAGAGTTGCGTAGCATCTATGCGGAAATGCGCAAACTCTTCCCTGAGCGCTTTGCACTCAATCCCCAAGGCGAAGGGCTGCAAAATGCATTTCTCCTTATGCGTCTGGCACGGCTCAAAGAAGTTGGCGACACGGCACAAATTCTGCAGACACAAATGCAACTTCTTACTTCCGACAACCCTGATATGTCGCTCGAACCCAAGCTGCTTGCCATGCACTTGGAAATTGCTTTGGACTACTTAGGCGCAAACGATGAGTATGTCAAAGCTGCGCTCAGAGGTGAAACCCCAGCTGCAGCGGCTCAACGGCTTTTTTCATCGTCAAAGCTCTATGACAAATCCTTTCTTGCCAGCTTAGCAGAAAAATCGGCTGCTGACATCTCTGCGCTCAGAGACCCGCTTATGGATTTGATGAAGTTAGCTTTTTCACGCTTCATCAATGCAAACCGCCGTCATTTTGAACTTAATGCAAAAGCAGATGGACTGCGGGCGCGTTTAGCTAACCTATTTTTTGAAGTCTATGGCGAATCGACTCCGCCCGATGCGACCTTTTCACTGCGTATCAATGACGGTATTGTGAAAGGTTACGAATACAACGGCACTGAAGCTCCTGCTAAAACGACTTTCTATGGGCTATACGACCGATATTTTTCTCACGACAAAAAATACCCATGGTCGCTGCCCAAACGCTGGCAGACTCCTGTGCCCGAGCTGCTGGCGACACCGCTGAATTTCGTTACGACTAACGATATTATTGGTGGCAATAGTGGCAGTGCAGTTATCAACAGAAATCTGGAAGCGGTGGGGCTGATTTTCGACGGCAACATTGAAAGCCTGCCCGGCTCTTTCATCTACACCTCAGAGAGCAACCGCGCCGTTGCGGTGCACGCAGGCGGGATTGTGGCAGCACTCAAATATGTCTATGGCGCTGACCGGCTGGTTGAGGAACTTACAGGTGAAAAGCCCAAACGAGAAGTTCAGCCAAGTGCGCCATCTCCGAAGATAGCCCCGTCAGCCCGCACACCTGCGAAACGAAAAAATTAG
- a CDS encoding ATP-binding cassette domain-containing protein has product MKTVISVEHLRKEYRSLKREPGLRGALKSLFRREYLTRVAVDDVSFELQKGELVGFLGANGAGKTTTLKILSGLLYPTSGKVSVLGFIPYERKNAFRRQFSIVLGQKNQLLWDLPAADSFLLLKEIYEIPDAAFKKQLHRLSTLLDVADKLHIQLRRLSLGERMKMELIGALLHSPKVLFLDEPTIGLDVVAQKSIREFIKQYNEEEQTTIILTSHYMQDIETLCKRVLIIDAGKIFFDGDLETILEQFSSEKLLSLEFTSPVERSQLEHFGTVETYSPLSAKLRVPRSAISKVSASILTSLPVSDLNIEEIPIEDVIRSIFAPKPVQPMA; this is encoded by the coding sequence ATGAAGACGGTGATTTCAGTTGAGCACTTACGCAAAGAATATCGCTCGCTTAAAAGAGAGCCAGGTCTGCGTGGTGCGCTCAAAAGCCTTTTTCGGCGAGAGTATCTGACACGCGTGGCTGTTGACGATGTCTCGTTTGAGTTGCAAAAAGGTGAACTGGTTGGCTTCTTAGGTGCAAATGGTGCAGGGAAGACTACCACGCTAAAAATCCTTTCTGGGCTGCTCTACCCGACCTCTGGCAAAGTGAGCGTTTTGGGCTTTATTCCATATGAACGCAAAAATGCTTTCCGCCGCCAGTTTTCTATCGTTTTGGGCCAGAAAAATCAGCTGCTTTGGGATTTGCCTGCGGCTGACTCGTTTCTTTTGCTAAAAGAAATCTATGAAATTCCCGATGCCGCTTTCAAAAAGCAACTTCACCGCCTTTCGACTTTGCTGGATGTAGCCGATAAACTTCACATTCAGTTGCGTCGACTTTCACTGGGCGAGCGAATGAAAATGGAACTCATTGGTGCACTCCTGCACTCGCCCAAAGTGCTTTTTCTGGATGAGCCTACGATTGGTCTTGATGTCGTGGCACAAAAATCCATTCGTGAGTTCATTAAACAATACAACGAGGAAGAGCAGACGACAATTATCCTTACAAGTCATTATATGCAGGACATTGAAACGCTCTGCAAGCGCGTTCTTATCATTGATGCGGGCAAAATTTTCTTCGATGGTGATTTGGAGACGATTCTGGAACAATTTTCATCTGAAAAATTGCTCTCACTCGAGTTCACCTCACCCGTTGAACGCTCACAGCTGGAGCACTTTGGCACGGTGGAGACCTACTCTCCGCTCTCTGCCAAGCTGCGTGTGCCACGGTCAGCCATCTCCAAAGTCTCTGCCTCCATTCTCACCTCTCTGCCTGTGTCCGACTTAAACATTGAGGAGATTCCGATTGAAGACGTTATCCGCTCTATTTTTGCACCAAAGCCTGTCCAGCCTATGGCGTAG
- a CDS encoding glycosyltransferase family 39 protein encodes MLKALQQMNAGLPDTCVQSVPLASLALRYALVLASLGTLFFLPFLGAVHLFDWDEINFAESAREMLVTGNYARVQINFEPFWEKPPLFIWLQALSMHLFGINEFAARFPNAIFGLLTLLTLLLLGTRHFDAQFGFFWALAYFGSFLPHFYFKTGIIDPVFNFFIFLGVYEIFRASFATDRCTRVWHLLLAGTFVGLGIMTKGPVALLVSGLSGAIYAGVMFYRTQVWRLTLSDGVIFVLVSLLVSALWYGVETAQNGAWFLKAFISYQIGLFREPVAGHGQPFYYHFVVLLFGVFPASFIAIPAFRSSAEEKSERAAWRLMMIILFGVVLTIFSISTTKIVHYSSLCYFPLTFLAAYQIHQVQTGKVKWSGWLSVLLIAFGVLIALLLMLFPIALQNVDRILPLVKDELVKAVLQSPVQWGGYEWAIGAGYLMMVLLSGRYLWQSHFKRGFGLLFFSTALALHLFTLFVAPKVEAYTQAEPIRFYKSLQNEDCYIVTGYKSYAPYFYARFRPHQCPSSLDHEWLATGPITKPAYFVAKLDGAEWYQQFPQLKEIRRVGGYVFFKREVPASPQP; translated from the coding sequence ATGCTTAAAGCCTTACAGCAAATGAACGCCGGTTTACCCGATACTTGCGTGCAGTCGGTGCCCTTAGCATCTTTGGCATTGCGTTATGCTCTGGTGCTAGCCAGTCTTGGCACGCTGTTTTTTCTGCCTTTTCTGGGCGCAGTGCATCTTTTTGATTGGGATGAAATCAATTTTGCAGAGTCGGCGCGAGAGATGTTGGTAACGGGCAACTATGCACGCGTGCAAATCAACTTTGAGCCATTTTGGGAAAAGCCACCGCTTTTTATCTGGCTGCAAGCCCTCTCGATGCACCTGTTTGGCATTAATGAGTTTGCAGCACGTTTTCCAAATGCGATTTTTGGTCTGCTCACCTTGCTGACACTGCTGCTGTTGGGTACGCGTCACTTTGATGCTCAATTTGGTTTCTTCTGGGCACTGGCCTACTTTGGCTCTTTCCTGCCACACTTCTACTTCAAGACTGGCATCATCGACCCTGTTTTCAATTTTTTCATCTTTCTCGGTGTGTATGAAATCTTCCGTGCGTCGTTTGCCACTGACCGCTGCACAAGAGTATGGCATCTTCTGCTGGCGGGCACATTTGTTGGACTCGGCATAATGACCAAAGGCCCAGTTGCACTCTTAGTTTCGGGGCTATCAGGTGCAATTTACGCTGGTGTGATGTTCTACCGCACGCAAGTGTGGCGGCTTACGCTGAGCGATGGGGTAATTTTTGTGCTGGTCTCACTGCTCGTGTCGGCACTTTGGTATGGCGTTGAGACCGCGCAAAATGGTGCATGGTTTTTGAAAGCCTTTATTAGCTACCAAATTGGGCTATTTCGTGAGCCTGTAGCAGGGCATGGTCAGCCGTTCTACTATCACTTTGTTGTGCTGCTCTTTGGCGTGTTTCCGGCTTCGTTCATCGCTATTCCTGCATTTCGTTCCAGCGCTGAGGAAAAGAGTGAGCGTGCAGCATGGCGGCTGATGATGATCATTCTGTTTGGCGTAGTACTCACCATTTTTTCAATTTCTACCACGAAGATTGTGCACTACTCCTCGCTGTGTTACTTTCCACTGACCTTTTTGGCGGCGTATCAAATTCACCAAGTGCAGACGGGCAAGGTGAAGTGGTCGGGCTGGCTAAGTGTGCTGCTCATTGCATTTGGTGTGCTGATTGCACTGCTGCTGATGCTGTTTCCAATCGCACTTCAAAATGTGGATAGGATTTTGCCGCTTGTGAAAGATGAATTGGTAAAAGCGGTGCTGCAATCGCCTGTTCAATGGGGTGGATACGAATGGGCAATTGGTGCGGGGTATCTGATGATGGTGCTCCTTAGCGGGCGCTATCTTTGGCAATCTCACTTCAAGCGTGGTTTCGGACTACTCTTCTTCTCAACGGCTCTTGCACTGCACCTTTTTACGCTCTTTGTAGCACCGAAGGTGGAAGCCTACACGCAAGCCGAGCCGATTCGATTTTACAAGTCGCTACAAAACGAAGACTGCTACATTGTAACAGGATACAAGAGCTATGCGCCGTATTTTTATGCGCGTTTTCGCCCGCATCAATGTCCAAGCTCGCTTGACCACGAGTGGCTAGCTACAGGCCCAATTACCAAGCCTGCGTATTTTGTAGCAAAGCTGGATGGCGCTGAATGGTATCAGCAGTTTCCGCAGCTGAAAGAAATTCGTCGTGTGGGCGGCTATGTCTTCTTTAAGCGCGAGGTGCCTGCTTCGCCACAGCCCTGA
- the metX gene encoding homoserine O-acetyltransferase yields the protein MSYKDYPSPETKFYHHALPFTLESGEVLPELVIAYRTWGSLNALADNAILICHGLTGSADADEWWKPLFGEGRAFDTTKDFIVASNVLGGCYGTTGATSLNPHTGKWYGATFPHITIRDMVAAQALLIEALGIKKLKLVIGGSMGGMQVLEWAVMFPEKVKALCPIAVSGRHSAWCIAISEAERFAIYADARWQNGNYSPDDPPTAGLAAARMMAMISYRSKASFDIKFSRAPQSPDSELFAVESYLRYQGKKFIDRFDANTYITLTKAMDTHDLARGRGDYEQVLRSIQQPTLVVSIPSDILYLPEEQAELARYLPCAELATLNSPHGHDAFLIDMEQLNEIVVAFLKKLESGYPIRRCDDDDLAS from the coding sequence ATGAGCTACAAAGACTATCCGTCGCCAGAGACGAAATTTTACCACCACGCCTTGCCATTTACGCTGGAATCTGGAGAAGTCTTGCCAGAGCTTGTGATTGCTTACCGCACGTGGGGTTCGCTGAATGCACTTGCAGACAACGCCATTTTGATTTGTCACGGTCTAACTGGCTCTGCTGATGCAGATGAGTGGTGGAAACCGCTTTTTGGGGAAGGACGTGCCTTCGATACTACAAAAGATTTTATCGTGGCAAGCAATGTCTTAGGTGGTTGCTATGGCACAACGGGTGCAACCAGCCTGAATCCGCACACTGGCAAATGGTATGGTGCAACCTTCCCACATATCACCATTCGGGATATGGTAGCCGCACAAGCCCTGCTTATTGAAGCGCTAGGCATCAAGAAACTCAAGCTCGTCATCGGTGGCTCAATGGGGGGAATGCAAGTCTTAGAATGGGCGGTAATGTTTCCTGAAAAGGTTAAAGCGCTGTGCCCGATTGCTGTCTCTGGGCGGCACTCAGCGTGGTGCATTGCCATCAGTGAAGCCGAGCGGTTTGCTATCTATGCAGACGCGCGCTGGCAGAACGGTAACTACTCACCTGACGACCCGCCGACAGCAGGACTTGCAGCCGCCAGAATGATGGCGATGATTTCTTATCGCAGCAAAGCCAGCTTCGATATCAAGTTCTCACGCGCTCCACAATCGCCCGACTCAGAGCTGTTCGCCGTCGAGAGCTATCTGCGCTATCAAGGCAAAAAGTTTATTGACCGCTTCGATGCAAATACTTACATCACGCTCACCAAAGCAATGGACACACATGACCTTGCGCGCGGTCGTGGAGACTATGAGCAAGTGTTGCGCTCCATTCAGCAGCCTACGCTAGTGGTCAGCATTCCTTCGGACATTCTCTACTTGCCTGAGGAGCAAGCTGAACTGGCACGCTACCTCCCTTGCGCTGAGCTTGCCACGCTGAACTCGCCGCACGGACACGATGCCTTTCTCATTGATATGGAGCAACTAAACGAGATTGTGGTAGCTTTTCTCAAAAAACTAGAATCTGGCTATCCTATTCGGCGCTGCGACGACGATGACCTTGCATCGTAG
- a CDS encoding PAS domain S-box protein has protein sequence MPIDELLQESEKLFLLIYESAKIGVCITDEHGYFVAVNKFYCQLYGYSEGELVGQHFTMVLPEPQRDSARRIHDAFIAGSPDSAGEWRVRRKDGTEMQVYVTAEWLVTRTGKRYKVTTVTPISDLRYLDSMDYLEKVREESQLQALRDTMTTVTDIVFNGLQTMVFIRAKLEQNRATPEEIKRFDETIRRITERLNALANVQRYETKQIADGIHVIDYGKHYARTDKQS, from the coding sequence ATGCCAATTGATGAACTTTTGCAAGAGAGCGAGAAACTTTTTCTTCTTATCTACGAGTCCGCTAAGATTGGCGTTTGCATCACAGATGAACACGGCTACTTTGTAGCAGTAAATAAGTTCTATTGTCAGCTGTATGGCTATTCAGAAGGAGAGTTGGTCGGACAACACTTTACGATGGTCTTGCCAGAGCCACAGCGTGATTCGGCACGGCGCATTCACGATGCTTTCATAGCTGGCTCACCTGACAGTGCAGGCGAATGGCGCGTGCGCCGAAAAGACGGCACTGAAATGCAAGTCTATGTTACCGCTGAGTGGCTCGTTACCCGCACTGGTAAGCGATATAAAGTCACGACCGTTACGCCCATTTCTGACTTACGCTACTTAGACAGTATGGACTACTTGGAGAAAGTGCGCGAAGAATCACAGTTGCAGGCTTTGCGCGATACCATGACAACCGTAACCGACATTGTCTTTAACGGCTTACAAACCATGGTCTTTATCCGCGCCAAGCTGGAACAAAACCGTGCGACTCCTGAGGAAATCAAGCGATTTGATGAAACCATTCGGCGTATCACGGAACGCCTGAATGCTTTAGCCAATGTGCAACGCTATGAGACAAAGCAAATTGCAGACGGCATCCATGTCATTGACTACGGCAAGCATTACGCACGCACCGACAAACAGTCTTGA
- the meaB gene encoding methylmalonyl Co-A mutase-associated GTPase MeaB: MSSAATNLSVTQSILQGDKRMLARLLTRVENGDPSIEDILSELYSRVGNAYRIGITGPPGAGKSTLTNKLARQFRLAGHKVAIIAVDPTSSFTGGALLGDRIRMSDVMLDEGVFIRSMATRGSLGGLAQRTSEVADVLDAAGYDIIILETVGVGQSELDVVSAADTTVVALVPESGDAIQAMKAGLMEIGDIFVMNKSDHQDADKAVQALAASLELRYAAADDWRPKVVKTVATLGKGISDLHHAIQEHRNFQESHNQLQQKRQMRQQAFICRVIEEKWRQRFWTKARTEHMQELMRTNLSPYQIAEQLLKTSAC, from the coding sequence ATGAGCAGCGCAGCGACAAACCTATCGGTAACACAGAGCATTCTGCAAGGTGATAAGCGAATGCTGGCGCGATTGCTCACGCGTGTAGAAAATGGTGACCCAAGCATTGAAGACATTCTCTCTGAGCTGTATTCCCGTGTAGGAAATGCGTATCGCATCGGCATCACTGGACCGCCGGGCGCTGGCAAGAGCACCTTGACCAATAAACTTGCACGCCAGTTCCGACTGGCTGGACACAAAGTTGCTATTATCGCTGTCGACCCCACCAGTTCCTTCACAGGTGGCGCATTGCTCGGCGATCGCATCCGAATGAGTGATGTGATGCTTGACGAGGGAGTGTTTATTCGCTCTATGGCCACACGTGGCAGCTTAGGTGGGTTAGCACAAAGGACTTCCGAAGTTGCTGATGTGCTCGACGCTGCAGGCTACGACATTATCATTTTGGAAACAGTGGGAGTAGGACAGTCAGAACTTGACGTGGTCAGTGCAGCTGATACGACAGTTGTGGCACTTGTGCCTGAGTCTGGCGATGCGATTCAAGCAATGAAAGCAGGTCTGATGGAAATCGGCGATATTTTCGTAATGAACAAATCCGACCACCAAGATGCCGATAAAGCCGTGCAAGCGCTGGCAGCAAGCTTGGAACTGCGCTACGCTGCGGCAGACGACTGGCGTCCAAAAGTGGTCAAAACCGTTGCCACACTTGGCAAAGGCATCTCTGACCTCCACCATGCGATTCAGGAACATCGCAACTTTCAGGAATCACACAATCAGCTTCAGCAAAAGCGACAGATGCGCCAGCAAGCGTTCATCTGCCGTGTCATTGAAGAAAAGTGGCGGCAGCGGTTCTGGACAAAAGCCCGCACTGAACACATGCAAGAGCTGATGCGCACGAACCTTTCACCCTACCAAATTGCTGAGCAATTGCTAAAAACCTCTGCCTGCTAA
- a CDS encoding sigma-70 family RNA polymerase sigma factor yields MPKKAATANSTTKTSKKNTGEKAAKERASPRQPTLRKSTQKSTSKEGVGKKKAVKKARSAEKITEESAAEKSGESRTQKSTEQQVTESKKQVQKARFPKKWRLSETLTETKVSPDFESPRAAKKPSFASPSEEEKAQPEREKSILLGEEEAADEVWSSEAELTEDLLPDEEVIETEKPTEDSEPEVEEEPEIEVELPKELEPKDEKPSSREEDYALIDIIREGNRREQEQAFKKLLSKYRGQIYNLILKIVHNPNEVDDLVQESFSKAFNSITNFNKEYAFSTWLYRIATNSSIDFLRKRRLKTFSIDNPIKTKDDEYTVEIPDSSEEPERNIIQKQRDTLVREAIEQLPPKYRTVIEMRHLQEMSYEEIAKALQIPLGTVKAHIFRAREMLYKMLRDKLRSY; encoded by the coding sequence ATGCCGAAAAAAGCAGCGACCGCCAACAGCACAACAAAAACAAGTAAAAAAAACACAGGAGAAAAGGCGGCAAAAGAGCGCGCTAGCCCTCGCCAACCCACGCTTCGCAAGTCTACTCAGAAAAGCACAAGCAAAGAAGGCGTAGGCAAGAAAAAGGCAGTAAAGAAAGCAAGAAGCGCTGAGAAAATCACAGAAGAAAGCGCGGCTGAAAAAAGTGGGGAAAGTCGCACTCAAAAGTCAACTGAGCAGCAGGTTACTGAGAGTAAAAAGCAAGTTCAAAAAGCGCGTTTTCCCAAGAAGTGGCGTCTGAGTGAAACCCTAACTGAAACAAAGGTATCACCTGACTTTGAATCCCCTCGCGCTGCAAAGAAGCCATCGTTTGCTTCGCCCAGTGAAGAAGAGAAGGCGCAGCCAGAAAGAGAGAAGTCAATTTTGCTTGGTGAAGAAGAGGCGGCAGACGAAGTCTGGAGCAGCGAAGCAGAATTAACAGAGGATTTACTCCCTGATGAAGAGGTGATCGAAACGGAAAAGCCCACTGAAGACAGCGAGCCAGAAGTAGAGGAAGAGCCAGAAATAGAGGTAGAGTTACCAAAGGAGCTTGAGCCGAAAGATGAAAAACCTTCCTCGCGAGAAGAAGACTATGCACTGATTGACATTATCCGAGAAGGCAACCGCCGTGAGCAAGAGCAGGCTTTCAAGAAATTGCTAAGCAAGTATCGCGGTCAAATCTACAACCTGATTCTTAAAATCGTTCATAATCCGAATGAAGTAGATGACCTTGTGCAAGAGTCGTTCTCTAAGGCCTTCAACTCGATTACAAACTTCAACAAAGAGTATGCGTTCTCCACTTGGCTATATCGCATTGCCACCAATAGCAGCATAGATTTTCTACGCAAGCGCCGCTTGAAGACCTTCTCAATTGATAATCCTATCAAAACCAAAGACGATGAATACACAGTCGAGATTCCAGATTCCAGCGAAGAACCAGAAAGAAATATCATTCAAAAGCAGCGTGATACCTTAGTGCGTGAAGCAATTGAACAGCTGCCGCCGAAATACCGCACCGTTATTGAAATGCGCCACTTGCAAGAAATGAGTTATGAAGAAATTGCAAAAGCGCTGCAGATTCCGCTGGGCACCGTTAAGGCGCATATTTTCCGCGCAAGAGAGATGCTCTACAAAATGCTGCGCGATAAGTTGCGTAGTTACTGA
- a CDS encoding alpha/beta hydrolase — translation MSNIETKFITLSGYKHRYVEAGKGDALFLTHGFSSSLDIFEKVIPSFAQHYRVLALDLLGFGKSDKPIAVRYSLSFYAKLMIEFLEKTGAFSSRAVYAVGHSMGGKYLLALCVLYPDSLTKLVVSNTDGFLYVPPFVRAASLWGVRHLVRRLVSTPAFVRQTMRSVYYDPSHITEEHFQRNIEMVRSDEHFAAMMALNRDYRHLDLQRTGIRNRLRELRLPVLILWGEHDRFIPPKYAEIARREVPNSTLHIIPNCGHVPMVEQPKEFFEVVHKFLSNRAFR, via the coding sequence ATGAGCAACATTGAAACCAAATTCATTACGCTCTCGGGTTACAAGCATCGGTATGTAGAAGCTGGCAAAGGTGATGCGCTTTTTCTGACTCACGGCTTTTCTTCCTCGCTCGATATCTTTGAGAAAGTCATTCCCAGCTTTGCTCAGCATTATCGTGTTCTTGCCTTAGATCTTTTGGGCTTTGGCAAGTCTGACAAGCCAATTGCGGTGCGCTATTCGCTTTCGTTTTATGCAAAACTTATGATAGAGTTCTTGGAAAAGACTGGTGCATTTTCTTCTCGGGCTGTGTATGCGGTTGGGCACTCTATGGGTGGCAAGTATCTTTTGGCACTTTGCGTGCTTTATCCTGATTCACTTACAAAGCTAGTTGTCAGCAACACTGATGGGTTTCTTTATGTGCCACCGTTTGTGCGGGCAGCCAGCCTCTGGGGCGTGCGGCATCTGGTGCGTCGACTTGTTTCAACGCCTGCTTTTGTTCGACAAACCATGCGCAGCGTCTATTACGATCCTTCTCACATCACTGAAGAGCACTTTCAGCGCAACATTGAAATGGTGCGTAGCGATGAACATTTTGCAGCGATGATGGCACTTAACCGTGACTACCGACACTTAGATTTGCAGCGCACAGGGATTCGCAACCGCCTGCGTGAACTGCGCTTGCCCGTCCTAATTCTTTGGGGTGAACACGACCGCTTTATTCCACCAAAGTATGCCGAAATTGCCCGTCGTGAAGTGCCCAACAGCACCTTGCACATTATTCCAAACTGCGGGCATGTGCCAATGGTGGAACAGCCAAAAGAGTTTTTTGAAGTCGTGCACAAATTTTTGAGCAACAGGGCTTTTCGCTAA